Genomic segment of Ischnura elegans chromosome 12, ioIscEleg1.1, whole genome shotgun sequence:
TTAACCCACTCCCTACAAGAAATCCACCATTGTATGCAACGAGAAATCAGCGCCTCATGAAGCTGTGGTAGACAGAGGGGTTGCAAGAGGAGCAGAAATTTATTCCTTTGTGGCGACTACCCGAGattcagtggcttagccaggaatttcgttcgggaggttCCAAAACCAGGCAGGTCcatgggaaaattgttgaaaaatagtccactaagtatagggtttttaactaattttaaatttttataatctaaaaaacttcatttttcgaataAATCTCTtgtaaaacttgattttttaatactttgtgtTCTTTcatgatgaagcaaagtaatggtgtttttatatttcaattgggTTCCGACCCCTCCCTCACTATGCCACTGTCGTGTCTGCTGAGGAGGAGACCACTACTGTAGTTGTaaaaatgatatgccgctgtatattttgttgattatggataatagaaaaattacgattaaattaaaaagtgtttctattagttgtatttcttattttgggttaaactgtaggactagataatgtcaaaacattttcgttaattaacaaTAAAACATGCGTTCAAAAGATACACAAAAGCCATTTTCTTAATCTACATAAacgtttgcaacttattgtgaaaGATGAATGATGTAGACATAGTAgctttccctaggttgagttactaAGTTCATAACATTgacaaaacagctaattttatggtgtgTGGAGTCACTTATTGCgcaaactaaatttttatttttttcacaaaacaaaaaataaatcagaattaagtataaaattttcttcaaaatgacgtattattcattattctagCATGTGCTAAAGaccagatataaatttgcgaaGTAcaacggcacatcattttgatgcagAGAGTAGCCCAAGAGCATCTATgactctgacactccattttttatGTAGTTACATATCATAATAGGTGTCACTTAATGATGAATTAAACTTTCAGCAATATACAGATGAAATACATAGCTGACTTAAAGAAATGTGTAGTTTTCTTATGCTTGTCAACTGACAACAGAATATTAGTACAGGTTATCCGAGCATATCTTCGGATTAACCCCGAAACAAATTTCTGTCTACTATCATGGAACTAGCATGCAATATCACAATATTTTCTCATATCACAGTCTctacaatgaaaaacaaagaaTTAATTTCACGTCAgaatttgtctttatttgtttacctatatatacatataaacataaataaGTGAATGACCCATGGatgaatattaacttatattcacATTGATTTAGCTTCAagtaaaataatgagaaatggGCAGATAAAACATCTATTTCTGCCTTTATTTATAATCCTTCAACTAAAGACTGCAGGTAGACaagaatttattaattcaaaaaataagaaTATCAATTGCAAAGGGATACCATACTTAAAACAAATGTAGGCACATTCAAATATACTGTTAAGGGTACCCAAGAAGAGATTGCCTGTATACTCATGAGTCAGTCTTATAGATAGCATGCAatggataaatttaaaacatttcgAATTTTCTCAGCAAAAAAATTTGGGCCAATGCAGCAAATGTATATTTGAATcaagtaagaaaaataaatgcatcccAAGGATGTAGGCTTCAGGCATAGAAATAACACAAACTAATAAAGGCAAATAATCATTGAATCCACCAATTTACTTGAAACTACGAGAGAAGAACTAAGAAcctgtttatttaaaacaaagACCTTGGAAATTATCTTCCATTTGATAGTTGTTCATGAAATTATTATCAAGTTTTTAATACCATAATGATTTCATCTTAAAAAATTGGGCCTAAATAAACCTAATACTATAAAATCTACGTAGACACATTTATAATCGCAGTCAAAGTGTAACATGACCAGAAATTTACACTTATCCAAGtctaacattaaaaatgtattgtgcaaatgaataaatctttgtaatacattaattttcatgaaCTACATTTACATTAActtatgaaaaattcattttcacatttttagcaCTGATAATTGAGAACTTGAATACACAGCTTTGATCAATTTGATACTTTTTATCAATACCCAACATATAGGTAAACATGCAAAATGCCAGTTATTATGGCATTATTCAAGGAAAATCTTGGAATAcagcagtttaaaaaaaagacataatCAGGAAATGCTGTCTTTTTCCAATTATATGATTCCCTTATACAGATATTACTTTGTCCAAAGATTAGcacatcaaaaaaattaaataactaagTATTGCCAGAAACATTTTTTGAGCCACACATCAATCTGCACAAAGGGAAAACAGCTATTAGAATAAAAAGAACACAtaaaaggcaatgaaaaaatcttcaattctaaagtaacaaaaatatattaatggataATCGTCCTCCACTTTCAGAATGAACCACTCTTCACACAGCCACGTACACCAAAAACTGTAGAAATTCACCCAGTATTAATTGAGTAATGCATGTGATGAGGTAAGCAGAGATTATTTGATAATACATTAACAATGTTAGGGTGAATTATTAGCATCCAAACGAGGCCTTTTCCTAGAACCAGATTCTTCTGGTGGGTCCAAGTTCATGTGATCTCTCTTCTTCTGAGAATTCTATTAGAGAAGagacatgaaattattttcagaaataagaAGTACATCTAAGAACAAAACTACATTCATATCCTTCACAAAATGATACCAACCTTTTTGTCCCATTGCTGATGTAAATATCTCAACAATATATTGGTCTTTTCTGTAACAATTACTGTGGAAAGAATGATTtcaaagtaagcaacaaatacaaagacaggaggaaacaaaaatacacaaaagttaCCATATTATATTAACTAAGACCTTAAGACAAATACTAATGGCCTAATAACTGGGTGGACCTCTAATTAAGTGCTTTTGCATAGATTAACAAAAACTACTTTAAATTGACAGTACATAGTAACCAGCATGGACAATTATCCCAGTTCCAAACAAATTACATTAATTGGTAAGTGTTAGTGAATAAACACCACAATTATGTGGGAAAAATAGTAGCAAATGAGCATGATGAAAACTGGAATTGGTCATGCTTTACTCTTACAAGGGTTCGATTGGGATTGAAACTAGGAAATAGGATAGAGATAGTAGATACCATAAACAATAGGAAGGAGTCAATATTCTCAATGCAGCATTGTAAATTTTCAAGAGAGCCTTTCAACGCCAGATGAATTTTAAATGTCGCATAAACAGTAGTACATACGACATACTATGGCATCATACTGTCAACTACAAGGGCTATCAAATACATGCTGCatgtatacatatacatataccACAACTAGAGT
This window contains:
- the LOC124169161 gene encoding DET1- and DDB1-associated protein 1 — protein: MSVAEFLKGLPSYNENNFARFHSDSGSRTCVKRPSVYLPTKDYPSEQIIVTEKTNILLRYLHQQWDKKNSQKKRDHMNLDPPEESGSRKRPRLDANNSP